The sequence ACCGCCCAGATCAGCGCCCTGACCAGCGCCGCCCAGCTCGCTGCCCTGACCGGGCCGCCCATGGGGCCATGAAGGGCTAGAGAAGCTCAGAACGTCTCTCGCGACAAGCAGCGGTAGCCAGAGTAGTCGGACGCATCACTGAACCATCGTCAACCCTTTCACTCTTGGAGACACCATGAAACAAGTCCTGAACCGAACCCTATTGACCCCCGCCCTGTTGATCGCTCTGGCGTGGCTGCCCGCCGCCCAGGCTCAGACAGCCTCGACGCTCAGTCTGTCGCAAGCGGTCGCTTCAGCCTTAACGGCGGGTGCTACCGTGCGTGACGCTCAAGCGGGCGCTGTAGCAGCAGCTTCGACCCTGAAGGCGGTTCAGGCCGATCCTTCTACATTGACCGCCACCTTACTCAGTGCTCAGCAGGCCGACACGCTGGCACAGGCGAATGTCTCGCAAGCTCGCCTGACCGCTACCCAAAATGCGGTCAATGCCTTCACAGCGTTGTACCAGACGCAAGAGCAGGTCGATCAACAGACACTCCAGGTGCAGGTGGACGAGAAGAGTCTTCAGGTGGCGCAGGTCAAGCTGAGCACCAAGAACGGCACGGCCCTGGATGTCGAAAACGCCCAGAACACCCTGGCGAGCAGCCGTCAGGTGTTGGTGGCAGCGCAGGCTCAGATCGTGGTGAACAGTCAGAAACTCGCCAACGTGATCGGTAAGCCGGGCAGCTACAGTGCCGCGACGCCGCCGACCCCGCCCAACGTCCGGGTCAATACCACGCTCAGCACCAATTACCCGACCCTGCTGCAAGATCAACAGGCTGTAGACGCGGCGGCACTGGCGGTCAAACTCGCCGACAATGAATTCACCGCCCGCGTCACACTCGATCAGGCGAAGACCAAACTGGCAAGCGCCCAGAGCGATCTTTCGACGCTCCAGAAGACGCTGAACACCACGCTGGCCACCGCGCAGAGCAGCGCCGAGGCGGCGCAGGCCAGCTACCAGACCGCGATTCAGGCTGAGATCAATGCTCAAGCCGCCTACA comes from Deinococcus ruber and encodes:
- a CDS encoding TolC family protein, yielding MKQVLNRTLLTPALLIALAWLPAAQAQTASTLSLSQAVASALTAGATVRDAQAGAVAAASTLKAVQADPSTLTATLLSAQQADTLAQANVSQARLTATQNAVNAFTALYQTQEQVDQQTLQVQVDEKSLQVAQVKLSTKNGTALDVENAQNTLASSRQVLVAAQAQIVVNSQKLANVIGKPGSYSAATPPTPPNVRVNTTLSTNYPTLLQDQQAVDAAALAVKLADNEFTARVTLDQAKTKLASAQSDLSTLQKTLNTTLATAQSSAEAAQASYQTAIQAEINAQAAYKQDNVRYSTGTISAVQLLQSQLALKKAQYARAQALVSLWQALATLGSASGQDQTGLAGQ